The sequence CCTATTACCAGGGAGTGGGTGGAGTCATCGGATCATCGGCCTATGGTGAGTTTTCAGCTGGTTACGACATTGCGGCTACCGAAGAGCTTGGAGTGTCCTTGGGAGCGCGTGTTGGATATGCTGATCCTTCCGGAGGAAAGAGTGGTTTTGCTGACTATGATCTTTCTGTAGGAGTAGGTTATGCTCTTGGCGAAGTGTGGAGCGTTGGTGCTTCCATTGCCTATATTGGCCAGATTGATGACAAAGTCCTCGGCGATGCCTACTATGAAACCAAGGATGAGGACGGCGATGGCGAAGAAGACGGTTGGCAGCTTGGCTATGACGTAGATGTTGTTGCCATGCTTAGCATCGGGGCTTCTTTCTAGAATCGCTTAAATTAAGCGTTTAAAAAAGCGTTCCTTCCGGGGCGCTTTTTTTTTTGTTGCGAAGCCGTAGGGCAATACCCCGCCACTTGCTGCGAATGTAGATGGAGCTTCCAGCTTCATTGCTTGCATCGAGCTATCCGCATGCGTGCGCAACGAGGCTGGAGGCTTCGTCTACATTGATATCCCGTCGACTTACAGCGCGAGCTTCATTGGGTGCGTTTCACGTTTAAAAGGACGGGCAGGCCCGGAGGCCCGCCCGTGGGGTGTTCCTTGCGGAACGTTTGTTTCAGTTTTCCTCTTTAGTTGCTTCCTTTTTTTTCTACTCCTCCTTGGCGGCTTTCGCCTCCCCGATTACTTTCGAGGCAAGATGGGCGGGCAGCTGCTCGTGGCGGCTGAACTCCATTTCGAAGGAGCCCTGGCCGCTGGTGATCGAGCGCAGCTCGGAACAAAACTTGAACATTTCGGCCTGCGGAACATCGGCGGTGATGGCCTGTAGACCATCCTCCGGGCCCATTCCCAGAATCCGGCCGCGTTTGGTGTTGAGCAACCCGGAAATGTCGCCCATGAACTGGTCGGGTACAATCACCTTGACGCTCATGATGGGTTCGAGCAGCACCGGGTTCGCTTTTTCGATGGCTTCGTGCAGTGCGCGCGAGCTGGCAATCTTGAAGGCGACTTCCGAGGAATCGACGTCGTGGTAGGAGCCGTCGTAGAGTTCCACCTGCACATTGATGACTTGCGAGCCGACGAGCGGCCCGTTGGTCAGGCCTTCCACGAATCCTTTTTCGCAGGCCGGAACAAAGTTGCCGGGAATCGACCCGCCCACGAGCTTGTTGACGAACCATTCTTCTTCGGACGGGTCCTTCGGGCGGATGCGGATGTAGCATTCGCCATACTGGCCGCGGCCGCCGGACTGTTTCTTGTGCTTGTAGTGCCCATCGCCGCTGCCGGTGATGGTTTCCATATAGGCGACCTTTGGCGTGTGGTGGGTCATCTCGACGTTGGAGCGGTTCTTGATATGCTCGAGTGTGACTTCCAGGTGCATATCGCCCATGCCCCAGAGCACCAGCTCGTGGGTTTCGGTGTCGTGCACGAGCTTGGTCGAGGGATCCTCGTCGGTGGCGCGGTGCAGGGCCTGCCCGATCTTGTCGGCATCGGCCTTGTTCTTGGGTTCGACGGCGTAGGCCGTGACGGGGGCGGGGAACACGATGGGTTCGAACTGGATTTCGCTTCCGGGGGAGCAGAGCGAATCGTTGAGGTAGGTGTTCTTGAGCTTGGTGAGCGCAACAATGTCGCCGGCCTTGGCCTCTTGCGCCTCGGTGGTTTTCTTGCCATCCACATAAAGGATGGTGCTGACCTTTTCCTTCTGGTTCTTGGTGGGGTTGTAGATTTCCATGCCGGGCTTGAGCACGCCGCTGTAGATGCGGACAAAGGTCAACTGGCCAATGAACGCGTCGTTGTAGCAGCGCCAGACCTGGCCGGAGAATGGCTGGTCTTCCTCGGCGGAAATCTCGTTGCCTTCGGCGCACCTGACCGGGTAGTCGTGGGGGGAGGGGAACAGGCGGCTGATGGAGTCCATGGTTTCCTTCACGCCCATGTCGGCCTTGACCGAGGTGGCGAAGACGGGAATCAGGTGCGCGTCGTGCACGGACTTGCGCAGGCCTTCGGAAAACTCGTCCGCGGTCAGTTCCTCGCCTTCGAAATATTTTTCCATCAGCGAATCGTCGGTTTCGGCGGCCAGCTCGATCAGATGGTCCTTAATGCCTTTCACGCGGTCCTTGAGCTCGTCCGGAACCTGGTCGGCGGGGGTATTGAGGATGTCGATGGCCTTGCCGTCGGAGGTCGGCAATACCATGGCCACGCAGCGGTCTTCGCCCCAGCGTTCCTTGATGTCCAAAAGGGTGTTGTCGAAACTGGTGTCGTCCTTGTCGAGGCAGGTGATGGCGATGCCGCGCGGCAGGTTGCGTTTTTCGGCGGCCTTCCAGGCGCGCTGGGTTCCGACCTGTATGCCGGAGGATGCATCGACGGTGATGAGGGCGGCATCGGTCACTTCCGCGGCGGCGACCATTTGGCCGATGAAGTCGGCGAAGCCGGGGGTGTCGATCATGACCAGGCGGCGGATCTTGCGGGAGGCGGCGGTGTAGACGCCGTCGAAGGGCTTGGCCCAAATGGAGATTTGGTGCGCTTTTTCTTCCTCGGTCCAATCAGCCACACTGGTGCCGCTTTCCGGAGAACCCACGCGATCAACCTGGCCCAGCTTGAACAGGATACTGTCGACCAGCGAAGTCTTTCCGCTACCAGTGTGGCCCATTAGAGCGAAGTTGCGTACATTGTCGATGGGGATGTTTTTCATCTGTCTCTCCGTTTCTGCGCGCCCGGCGCGCGCTTATTAGTTATCTGTTATGGGTTACCGGTTGCTTGGATCCCCGGGAACCGCATTCCCGGACAGGCGAACAACCAATAGCGAATAACCATTAACGCGGGGTCGGAACCCCTTTCCCGTCTGCCACCCCTGCGGCATAGAAGCGGGAAGCTTCGAAAAATACAGGCACGCCACCCGTTTTTCAAACCAATTCCCGAACAAGAAGGATTTAAGGGGCATTTGCGGTTACGGGAAGATCTCGAAGGGGATGGCGGGAAGGACGCCGAGCGGGATGCGCTGGCGCTTGCGTTGCTCCTTGCCTTTTCCGGAACCGGTTTGCGCATTGGCCACGTAGGCATCGATGACCAAATGCCCTTTTGCGCCGCGCGGGATGGACGTGCACGTTAGTTTGATTTTTCCCCGGCCGCCCTCGAAGGCAACCTCGTCGATGCGGATGCCCGACGGTGGATCCAGCAGCTCGAATCGCAATTCGCCAAACCGCGTACTGCCGGCATGCTCCACTTCAATGCAGGCGGTTCCACCCGGGCGCAGGCGAAGGGGTTCCGGCGAAAGCAGGCGCGGCGCGGCCATGCGCGTCGCATCGGTTACGGCCGCATACAAGGCGCTGGCCGGAACGAGGTGGTGGTAGATGAAGGCCTGCATCGTGTCGTCGGCCGGTACCGCCTGCCGGATAATCTCGCGCCTGCCCGCCAAGGCCCGGCCTTCGATATGCAGCTCATACGGTTCCTGCCCCGCTTCCGTTGGGACTGTCAGCGTTGCCAGCGCGCAATCCATTCCCGCCGGAACCAGCCCGCCGTCCAGCCTGAATCCGGGCGGGGGATCGACCAGCCCGAGGGTGATCGGGCCGGTGCAGCCATCCTTGCGCAGCGCGTAGATGCGAACCGGGACGGTGGTGCCGGCGGGGGTATTGATGGCCGAAGGCACGATCCGTAGTTCGAAGTCCGGGCGCTGCGCGTCGATCTGTAGGCGATAGCGGTATTCCAGCCCGCCGTGCAGCTGAATGTCGCGCACGTGGAGGTGGTAGGTTCCGCCCTCCGGTGCCGTGAAGGCGATCCGCGAGTCGGCGTGGTGGGTTGCGAGGCCTTCGGCCTTGTCTTCGAAGTCGTCGTTCAGGGCCAGCTGCACGCCGTTCGTGTCGGTGAGGATGAGCAGGGAGTCCATCGGCGAGCCGAGCCGCCGCGCACGGACTTCGGCCACGATGCGTGCCCCGGCGCGGCAGGTGAAGGAAAAGGTATCCACGTCGCCCGGCTCGTCGATGCATCCGTGGACGACCATCGGCCCCTTGATGCACTGTGCCGTTGCAAGGGTGTTGTTTGGTTCCTCGTCGCGACACTCGCGCAGTCCCCGATCCTGGCTGATGAGGGTTGGTGTTTCGAGCACCGGTGCGTCGCCGATGGAAACGCGGTAGACGAAATCCTCGCGGCCGCGGTAGAGCGCGTCGCGGATTTCCAGCACATATTCGCCGTCCGCCGGGAGGGTGCAACGCAGCTGGGGATCCGGGCTGAGGTTGTGGTCGTCCTCGAACGCGATCTCGTTCCCGCTGGCGTCGTTGAGCGCCAGCACCGCCTGGAACCAACCGGGGACGGCATCGGGAAGATAGGGGATTAGCTCCCGTGCGCTGGCGACAGCGACGAGCTGTTGGCCTTTGCTGGCACGGAAGCGGTAGCGATCCACATCGCCGGGCAGGATCTGCCCGTTGAGCGTGGCGGGCAACTCGATGCGGACTTCCTTTTGCGGATCGTTCTTCACAGGCTCGACGCCCGGCATGGGCTTTACGTCCTGTTCTTTCCTTCGACCTCTTCCTCCGCGCCGCTGGCTTTCGGCCACCGCCCTTGTTCGCGCCGACTCTTCGACCCGTTCCGGGTGTCGGCCAACCATAAAGACGAGGGGATTCGACAAGCCTTTATCCCCCATGAGCCGCAGTTCGCGCCGCCCCGGTTTGGCGTCCGCGGAAATCGTCACCTGCACCCTGGCCGTTTCAACGAGTGCCGGCACCGAGCTTTTTCGAATCGAGAAGGTGGAGAGCTTGGCGCGGAGCGCTTCCATCCGCATTTCATCCTCGGCGGTTTTTTCCCCCTTGTTCCGGAGCTGGCCCATCTGCCCCTGGATCTCCTTGAACGCCCCCTGGTTCAGCGGGCGGATATGTTCGACCACCTCCGCGCGTACCCCCTTGCCGGAAACATAGGCCGCACGTGCTCCATCCAGATGCTGCCCGCCAAGCACCACCTCGAAGGTTGTGCCCCGCTGCCCGCCCGCCGGATAGGCATAGCCCAGATAAGGCTCTTCCTGCGCCATGGCGACCGACTGGGCCACTAGGATGATTCCACACGTTGGTATAAGGAAAGGAAACCTCATGCATGCCTCCCTGTTGGCAGACCATTCAACGCAATGCCCCTTTTCATTATTGCACATGAATCATTTTGCCAAACCCCATCCGCTCATCCATCCTTCCCGTCATTCATGAAAAACAAACCATCCAAATATGAATTGATGGCGCCGGCGGGTTCCTATGCTTCGCTGAGTTCGGCGATCCGCGCGGGGGCGGACTCGGTCTATTTCGGGGTCGATAAACTCAACATGCGTTCGCGCGCGGCCAGCCCATTCTCGCTGGGCGACCTCAGGCGCATCGCGCGCATCTGCCGCTGGTGCGGCGTGAAGTCCTATCTGGCCCTGAACGTCA is a genomic window of Pontiella desulfatans containing:
- a CDS encoding elongation factor G, which translates into the protein MKNIPIDNVRNFALMGHTGSGKTSLVDSILFKLGQVDRVGSPESGTSVADWTEEEKAHQISIWAKPFDGVYTAASRKIRRLVMIDTPGFADFIGQMVAAAEVTDAALITVDASSGIQVGTQRAWKAAEKRNLPRGIAITCLDKDDTSFDNTLLDIKERWGEDRCVAMVLPTSDGKAIDILNTPADQVPDELKDRVKGIKDHLIELAAETDDSLMEKYFEGEELTADEFSEGLRKSVHDAHLIPVFATSVKADMGVKETMDSISRLFPSPHDYPVRCAEGNEISAEEDQPFSGQVWRCYNDAFIGQLTFVRIYSGVLKPGMEIYNPTKNQKEKVSTILYVDGKKTTEAQEAKAGDIVALTKLKNTYLNDSLCSPGSEIQFEPIVFPAPVTAYAVEPKNKADADKIGQALHRATDEDPSTKLVHDTETHELVLWGMGDMHLEVTLEHIKNRSNVEMTHHTPKVAYMETITGSGDGHYKHKKQSGGRGQYGECYIRIRPKDPSEEEWFVNKLVGGSIPGNFVPACEKGFVEGLTNGPLVGSQVINVQVELYDGSYHDVDSSEVAFKIASSRALHEAIEKANPVLLEPIMSVKVIVPDQFMGDISGLLNTKRGRILGMGPEDGLQAITADVPQAEMFKFCSELRSITSGQGSFEMEFSRHEQLPAHLASKVIGEAKAAKEE
- a CDS encoding PPC domain-containing protein — protein: MRFPFLIPTCGIILVAQSVAMAQEEPYLGYAYPAGGQRGTTFEVVLGGQHLDGARAAYVSGKGVRAEVVEHIRPLNQGAFKEIQGQMGQLRNKGEKTAEDEMRMEALRAKLSTFSIRKSSVPALVETARVQVTISADAKPGRRELRLMGDKGLSNPLVFMVGRHPERVEESARTRAVAESQRRGGRGRRKEQDVKPMPGVEPVKNDPQKEVRIELPATLNGQILPGDVDRYRFRASKGQQLVAVASARELIPYLPDAVPGWFQAVLALNDASGNEIAFEDDHNLSPDPQLRCTLPADGEYVLEIRDALYRGREDFVYRVSIGDAPVLETPTLISQDRGLRECRDEEPNNTLATAQCIKGPMVVHGCIDEPGDVDTFSFTCRAGARIVAEVRARRLGSPMDSLLILTDTNGVQLALNDDFEDKAEGLATHHADSRIAFTAPEGGTYHLHVRDIQLHGGLEYRYRLQIDAQRPDFELRIVPSAINTPAGTTVPVRIYALRKDGCTGPITLGLVDPPPGFRLDGGLVPAGMDCALATLTVPTEAGQEPYELHIEGRALAGRREIIRQAVPADDTMQAFIYHHLVPASALYAAVTDATRMAAPRLLSPEPLRLRPGGTACIEVEHAGSTRFGELRFELLDPPSGIRIDEVAFEGGRGKIKLTCTSIPRGAKGHLVIDAYVANAQTGSGKGKEQRKRQRIPLGVLPAIPFEIFP